The nucleotide sequence TAGGCTTAATTATAGTAAAAACCAACGAGTCACACACTAAGCATAGCAATTTGATCAAAAAAAGATGAATTAAATTTTTATTTAACCTTGTGAAATTTTAAATTAGAACTAGTTTGATGTAAAAAAGGGAAAAAGTTGTTATTTTGTGTTCCATTCTTAAATCTTAAACCGAAAAAGAAAGACAAGTAAAGTCCTATTATTATTTTGCGTCTATAAATATCCAAATTTTGATACCTAATACCCCATAAATAGTTCGAACGGTATAGGCACAATAATCAATTTTCGCGCGAATGGTTTGTAGGGGAACTCTTCCCTCTCTTATCCATTCAATACGTGCAATTTCTTTTCCATCGATCCGGCCTGCTATTTGTATTTGAATTCCTTTTGTATCCGCTTGTTCGGTTAATTCGATAGCCTTTTTCATGGCTTTTCTAAATGATACCCTATTCTTTAATTGGCCAGCTATAAATTCAGCAAGAATATTAGGGTGCCCATAAGGTTTTGCAATTCGTGAAATAGCAATGTTGAGTTTTCGGCTCACACAATTTAATTCTTTTTGTAAATTTATTTTTAGGTCTTCGATTCCTCGTGGTCTATTTTCTATTAATAACTTTGGGAATCCCATATAGATTATTACCTGTATAAGATCGATTCTTTTTTGAATTTCTATGCGTGCAATTCCTTCGACACCCGACGATGCTCTTGTATTTTTTTGTACAAAATTTTTTATATAATCCCGTATTTTTTGATCTTCTTGTAGACCTTCAGAATAGTTTTTTGGTTGTGCAAACCAAAGGGAATAATGACTTTGGGTTGTACCAAGTCGGAAACCAAGTGGATTTATTTTTTGTCCCATATTACCCCATCATACTTACTTTAAAAAAAATCCAGGTATTCGACAAATGCTGGATTGAGCAAGACTTTGTGTTGATTAGTTTTAGATAAACTTCGTATACATTCTTCTATGTCTCCATAGTAGGTTATATCTTTTAATACAATAGTTATGTGACAAGTTGGTCTTTTTATCAGATAACTACGTCCTCGAGCTTGAGGTTTTAATTTTTTCATGGTAGTTCCTTTGTTAACTTCGGCTTTAAAAATGACTAAATCGGCTTTGTTGAAACCTTTATTGTGACTAGCATTTGATGCTGCAGAATAAATCAATTTAAAAATGGGATAACATGCACGATAGGGCATGAGTTCTAATATCATAAGTGTTTCTTCGTAGGAACGCCCGCGGATCTGGTCAATTACTCTTCTTGCTTTGTGAGCCGACATAGATATATATTGGCCTAAAGCATATACATCATCTTTTCTCTTTTTTCTTTTCATAAAGTTTACCTCCGATTAAAAAATGATAAGCATTTATTATATTATTTTATTTTTATTAAAAATTCGTTTATTAATAATTAATAAAATTAACGGCGCGATTTATTATCGTTTTTTGCATGTCCCCTAAAATTTAGAGTTGGTGCGAATTCTCCTAATTTATGACCTACCATACGATCCGTTATGTAAATAGGTAAGTGTTCCCTACCATTATGGATAGCGATTGTATGTCCAATCATGGTGGGTATAATGGTAGATGCCCGAGACCAAGTTACTATTATTTCTTTTTCCGCTTTTGTGTTAAGCTTATCAATTTTTCGTAATAAATGATTGGCTACAAAAGGATTTTTTTTTAGTGAACGTGTCACAGTTAATTACTCCTAAAAATTTTTTTATGTAAAGACGAAGAGACTAATTCTATTTACTACGTCGACGAATAATAAAATTATCACTATATTTATTTCTTTTTCTACTTCTTTTTCCAAGTGCAGGATAACCCCAAGGGGTTGTGGGGTTTTTTCTACCAATTGGAGCCCTCCCTTCACCACCCCCATGGGGATGGTCTACAGGGTTCATAACGACTCCTCTTACTACAGGACGCTTACCTAGCCAACGCTTAGATCCGGCTCTACCCAAACTTTTCTGGTTCACTCCAACATTCCCCACTTGTCCGACTGTTGCTGAGCAGTTTTTGGATATCAAACGGACCTCCCCAGAAGGTAATTTTAATGTGGCCGATTTCCCCTCTTTTGCAATCAGT is from Silene latifolia chloroplast, complete genome and encodes:
- the rps3 gene encoding ribosomal protein S3; translated protein: MGQKINPLGFRLGTTQSHYSLWFAQPKNYSEGLQEDQKIRDYIKNFVQKNTRASSGVEGIARIEIQKRIDLIQVIIYMGFPKLLIENRPRGIEDLKINLQKELNCVSRKLNIAISRIAKPYGHPNILAEFIAGQLKNRVSFRKAMKKAIELTEQADTKGIQIQIAGRIDGKEIARIEWIREGRVPLQTIRAKIDYCAYTVRTIYGVLGIKIWIFIDAK
- the rpl22 gene encoding ribosomal protein L22, encoding MKRKKRKDDVYALGQYISMSAHKARRVIDQIRGRSYEETLMILELMPYRACYPIFKLIYSAASNASHNKGFNKADLVIFKAEVNKGTTMKKLKPQARGRSYLIKRPTCHITIVLKDITYYGDIEECIRSLSKTNQHKVLLNPAFVEYLDFF
- the rps19 gene encoding ribosomal protein S19, yielding MTRSLKKNPFVANHLLRKIDKLNTKAEKEIIVTWSRASTIIPTMIGHTIAIHNGREHLPIYITDRMVGHKLGEFAPTLNFRGHAKNDNKSRR